The Acidobacteriota bacterium genome contains the following window.
CGAGCTCCTTCCGCAGACTGATATCCTGCCGCCATGCGGCTCTTGGTAGTAGAAGACGAGAAATCCCTCGCCCGGCACCTGATGCGGGGTCTGCGGGAAGAAAGCTACAGCGTCGACCTGGCGGGCACCGGAGCGGAAGCCCAGCAGCTGGTGGAGGAGGCGGAATACGATCTGCTGATCCTCGACCTGATGCTCCCGGACGCCTCGGGGCTCGACCTCCTGCGAACCTGGCGCAGCGAAGGCTTGGCGACGCCGGTGCTCATCCTCACCGCCCGGGACGCGGTGGAAAACAAGGTCCACGGCCTCGACGCCGGTGCCGACGACTACCTCACCAAGCCCTTCGCCTTCGAGGAGCTGCTGGCGCGGGTGCGGAGCCTGCTGCGCCGCCGCCTGCCTCCCCAGTCCGACACCCTGGAGGAATGGGGAGTGGTGCTGGACCGGGCCCAGCACCTGGCCTGGCGGGACGGGCACAAGCTCGATCTGACCCCACGGGAATTCGCCCTGCTGGAATTCTTTCTGCTCCATCCCGGGGTGGTGCTGAGCCGCGAGCGCATCGCCGAGAGCGTGTGGGACCGCGGCTACGAGGCGCGCACCAACGTCATCGAAGTGATCCTGGCCCGGCTGCGGCGCAAGCTGGAAGCGGAGGGCGGACCGCGGCTGATCCAAACCGTCATCGGCACCGGCTATACCCTGCGCCCGCCGGACGACGCGGCTGCGGAGACCGCATCATGAAGCTGTCCGTGGGCCCCCAGCGGCTGCGCACCCGGATCATTCTTTGGTTCGTGGCCATCGCCCTAGTGCTCTACGCGGTTTCCGCCCTGATCATCATCCTCATCGGCCTGCGCACCGCCCGCCAGGAGCTCTCTCTGCTGCTCTACGCCGAGGCCGAAAGCCTCGCCGGCTATTACTCCGCCACCGGCCGCCTGGACTTTCCGGAGCTCGAGGCCCTCAGCGGACACACCCCCATTCCGGTATGGCTGCGGCTGATCGAGGACGGTCGCATCGTGGCCCAAACTCCGGGGGCACCGGATCTACCCGTCCCCGAGGTCTCCACCGTGGACGAAGGAGAGCTGGAAACCTACCGCCTCGACGACGGCAGCTTCATGGCGGTGGTTCGCCATCCGACCTGGGATCGCGGCAGCGCCTGGGTCGAGGCGGTGGGCTCCGAGGACCTGCTCAGCAGCACCATGGAGAATCTGCGGCTGTCGCTGATCCTCACCCTCCTGCTGGTGGTGCCCCTCTCCGCCGCCGGCGGCCAGCTGCTGGCAGCGGGAGTAGTGCGGCCGGTGGACCAGCTGATCCGCGCCATTCGAGGCATGGACAGCCGCAACCTCACCCAGCGGCTGGATACCGGCGTCAGCATCCGCGAGATCTCCGAGCTGCGGCGGGAGTTCAACGCCCTCCTCGACCGTCTGCAGGAGAGCGTCGAGCGCATGCGCCGCTTCACCGCCGACGCCTCCCACGAGCTGCGCACACCGGTGAGCATCCTGCGCACCGGCATCGAGGTGGCGCTGCGCAAGGAACGGAGCCCGGACGAATACCAGGAGCTGGCCGCCGGCTGCCTTCTGGAGATCGATCGCGTGCAACGCACCGTGGAGGGTCTGCTGACCCTCGCCCGGGAGTCGCCGGACCACGAGACCGCCGCTCCCACCACGCCGGTGGATCTCTCCGCCGAGGCGGCGGCGGCGCTGGCGTCCCTGGCCACCCTGGCGCAGGAGAACGAGGTGACTTTGGAGTCCGCCATCGAGCCCGACGTGGTGATCCCCGGCGAGCGCGACCGGCTACGGCTGGTGCTGGTCAATCTGCTGGACAACGCCCTCCACCACTCCCCCGCCGGCGGGCGGGTGCGGCTGGAGCTCAGTGCCGACGACCGGCAGGCCCGGCTGCGGGTGTCGGACCAGGGCCCCGGAGTGGCTCCGGAGGACCGCACGCGCATCTTCGACCGCTTCTACCGCAGTCCGGCGAGGCCGGGCAACGGCAACGCCAACGGCAACGCCAACGGCGACGGCCAGGCCGATTGCCCCACGGGCACTGCTCCTGCTACGTCTGTCGGCGGCCTGGGCCTGAGCGTCGTGCGCTGGGTGGTGGAGCACCATCGGGGCACGGTGCAAGTGGTGGACGGCGATGGCCCCGGCGCCGTCTTCGAGGTGTGCCTTCCCCGCACCGCCCCAGCCGAGGCGGCGCCAGCGGGGATCACGGAGAGCCGTTAGAGTTGCGTCGCTGGAGCATTCGCCGCCGCATCTGCTCTCGCTGGGGAGCGTTGCGCCGGCGCTCCAGGTGCCGCCCCAACAGACTGAGGAAATTCTGATACTCCCGCTGCTGCTGGCGGTCGAGAATCTCCCGGGATTTCAGAATCGCCCGCACCAACAACTCCTGGCGCTCGGCGTGGAGACGACCGGAGTCCTCCACCAAGACCCGCAGCACCTCCCCGTCGGGCTGATCCCCGGCTAGCTCGCGGCGCAGCCGAAACTGCACCTGCATCGCCCGGCGCCGGTTGCCCCGCATTTGTTGATAGAGGTCGAATTGGAGCTCCCGAAACCGCTCCGCCACCTCGCCTTCGAGGCCCAGCCGCTGAACCAGCCGATCCACCAATCCACCTACCGCGCCTTCGGGCTGGGCACCCTGAGGCACAGTCTGCTGAGGCACAGTCTCCTGAGGCACAGTCTGCTGAGGCACAGTCTCCTGCGGTGGGAGCCCCTGCGTTGGGGATCCCTTTGGAGGAGCCCCCTGCGGCCGAGCCCGCTCCGGTTGAGCCCTCTGCGATGCCGGCGGCTCCGGAGTCCGCCAACGGTCGAGGAGCAGGGTCGCCAGAATGCCGGCGTTCATCCCCACCGAAACCAGCAGCACCAAGACCAGCACGGAGCGTTTCATCACAACGTCTCCCCGCCGTAGGCTCGATCCCCGTTCATCTCGTCTAGGGCCCGCCAATACTCATCCGCCAGGCTCCCCGCCGGCTCCGGCCAGGGCCAGGTGTCCCCAATCCCAGCCTCCAATACCTCTTCCGTCGGCGGCTCCACCGCCGGCGTCTCCGGCAGCGTCAGCCCCGCCCCCACACCCAGGGTCAGACCCAGCACCAAGGCCACCGCGGCCCACTGCGGACGCAGCGCCCCCCAGCTCGCCGTGGACGATTCGACGCTCGCCACCGCCGCCATCACTCGGTGGGAGAAGCCCGCCGGCACCGGAGGCTCCGGCGGCGGCTCCAGCCCTCCCCACACCTCCCGCAAACGATGGTAGCGGTCCGCCAGCTCCGGCTCCTCTTCCAGCCGGCGCTCGAAGACCGCGACCTCGGCGGGCGTCAGCTCGCCGTGCAGCCAGCGCATCAACTGTCGTTCGGTGGCCTGATCCATCTTCGTTTCTCCTTCCGTGGAACCCACTAGCCGGTACTTTCCTGCGCCGCGGTTTCCTGCGCCGCTTCCAGATTGCGCATGGCCCGGAACAACCGGCTCTCCACCGCTCCCTCGGTAATCTCCAACACCTCGGCGATCTGGCGGTAGCTCAGGCCCTCGAATTTCGCCAGCACCAACACCGAGCGCTGCCCCGGCGGCAGCCGGTCGATGGCGCGGCGGGTGTCGAGCCAGCGGCGGCGGCTCACCAGGGCCTGCTCCGGGTCGGCGGCGCCGTGGGGCGGGTCGAACTCCCGGTCCTCGTCGTCATCCCCCGCTGCACCGCCCATCTGGCCGAGACTGAGGAAGCGCACGATGCGCCGGCGACGGAGCTGATTCAGGCAGTGGTTGGTGGCGATGCGATAGAGCCAGGTGTAGACCTTGCCCCGGGGGCGGTAGCCGCCGGCCTTGCGGTAGGCCTTGAGGAAGGTCTCCTGGGCTGCCTCCTGAGCTTCCTCGGCGTTGCCCAACAGGCGCTGGCAGAGGCGCAGCAAGCGCCCTTGGTGGCGCTCCACCAGCTGAGCGAAGAGCTCCACCTCGCCAGCGGCGACGCGGGCGAGGATCTCGTGATCCGGGTCGTGGGTATCGGGGCAGCGGCCGTCGCGTTCCTCCACAGAGGGTGTAACCCCCGAGGCGGACATTTCTTGCGCCGGCGCTGCCAAGTGTCGTTACGGCCCGGCCACGGGGCCGATGCGATCAGGCTCGCAGCCCTTGGAGCCCCGCCAACAGCTGGCCGGCAGAGGGGAAGCGGCTCGCCGGCTGCTTGGCCAGACAACGCAGGATCAGCTTCTCCAGCTCCGGCGGAATCTCCGCCCAATGCTGAGACGGAGGCTCCGGCTCCTCGCGGATGTGGGCGACAGCGATCTCCATGGGCGAGGAGCCGGAGAACGGCAGCTCGCCGGTGAACATCTCGTAGAACACCACGCCGCAGGAGTAGATGTCGGCGCGGCCGTCGGGCTCCTGCCCTTGGAGCTGCTCCGGGGAAAGGTAGTGCGGTGTACCGAGCACCGACCCCGGCGCCGTCTGGCCCGGCTCCGAGCGCTGGATGGGGCGGGCGATGCCAAAGTCCATGAGCTTGGCGTTGCCGGCGTTGTCGATGATCAAGTTCTCCGGCTTGATGTCGCGGTGCAGCACGCCGACGCCGTGGGCCGCCTGCAGACCGGCGCACAGCTGCCGCGCCAGGCGTAGCGCCGCCGAATACGGCAGGCTGCCGGTCTGCTCCAGCAGATAGCGCAGGGTCAGGCCGCGCACATACTCCATGGAGATGAAGGCGATACCGTCCACCTCGCCGAAGTCGAAGGTGCGCAACACGTTGGGATGGGTGATGCGCCGCGCCAGCTTCAGCTCGCTCTTCAGGCGCTCCAACGACTCCCGATCCACCAGCGGGCCGGGCTTCAAGGTCTTCACCGCCACCAGATCGTCGAGCTCCCGGTCGCGGGCCTTGTACACCACCCCCATGCCGCCGGCGCCGAGCACCGAGAGGATCTCGAAGCGGCCGCCCAGCACCGCTCCCGGACCGAGCTCGGAGAGGGTGCGGCCGGAGGGTTCCGGGGTTACCGTACGCAGAGCCGAGGTGGGGGCGTGGGGCACCGCCACCTTGCCCGCCTGCTCCGCGCTGAGGGCGAAAAGCTGCTGAGTGCTCAAGATGCCGGCGCTGGCGGCGGGCTGCACCCCCGCCTGCTGGAAGCTATCGTCCAGCAGGCGCCGCAGGGCGCCGGAAATCAAGATGTCGCCGGGGGTCGCTTCCCGGATCAGCCCCTCCAGCTGCTGCATGGGCAGTCCCACCACCGCCTGAGAGGGAGCCTCGCCCCACACTACCGAGCCCACCACCACCTGGCCGGTGGTCATGGCCACCGCCGGCGGCTCGGCTTCCTCGAAGGCGTCGCGGCCGGCGCCCAGCTTGCGCACGATCTCCGACGCCGCAGCGATGGCCCGCAGCGCCCGGCCCTCTCCTTCGAAGAGCACCAGCGCCCGATGGCCGGCCACCCCGTCGATCTTGCCCCGGTGGGCGGCGACCACCGAAGCCAGGCGCCGCAGCTCCTGAGCCAGGGCATCGAGGGTTGCCTTGGGTTGCCGCGACAGGCTCGGCTGGGCGAAGCGGCGCAGCTCGAGCCCCAAGAGCACCACGTCCATGGTCTCCGGCTCCACCACCGGAGCCTTCTCACCGGGCCCGGGCAAGTGCCGGGAAAGATCCTGCACGTAGCCCTCGATGTCGCGCTTCTCCCGCAGATCGCTGAGCAGGGAATCGAAGGCGGCGGACAGTCGCCCCACCTCGTCCGAGCCGTGGCCCTCGATGCGGCGATCGTAATCCCCCTGGGCCGCCCCCTCCGCCGCCGAAGCCAGCTCCCGCAGAGGCCGCAGGGTGCGCCGGGAGAGCAGCCACGAGAGGATCATGGCGAGGAGCAAGGCGATGCCCCCGGCGATCAACACCTCGCGCTGGATCTGGCGATACCCGGCGAGCTCGGCGTCCAGGCTCACCAAACCGACGGTGGCGCCGACGGTGTTGCCCTCGGCGTCCCGTAGCGGCGTGACGTAGGCGCGCCGGCTACCGTCCAGCTGAAGCTCATAATCCGGTTCCGCCTGGCCCTCCTGGAGCACCCGTTGGAGCAACGCCGGATCCGACTGCAGCGCCTCCACCAGGCGATCCGACAGCGCTGCGTCGAGGGTCGAGGCCTGCACCGCAAAGCCCTCGTCGAGGGTGGTCAAGAAGACGATGTCGGTGCCGCTGATGCGCTTGATATCCCGCGCCAGGTCGTCGCCGATGCGGTCCGCCACCAGCAGATAGCCATAGAGATCGAAGACCTGTACCAGAGGCACCACCACCGCCTGGTAGAGCGCCCCCTGCTCCCGCCACAGGCCGGAACCGTAGCCGCCCTCCACCATCGCCTCCGCCAGCAGCGGCTGGGCGGATAGGTCCTCGCCGGAGGCTCCGGGATCATCGGTGCGGGCCACCACCTGACCGTAGGGATCAATGACGATGGCGAAGTCGAAGCGCAGATCCTCGCGCAGATCCTGCCGGCGATCCTCCAGCAGATCGAGGATCGAGCCGCGGTCGACGCTGGCTTCGCCGATGAGGCCACCGCCGGTGGCCTCGACGATGTAGCCCATGAAGGTGGAGTTGCGGGAGAACGCCTCGGAAATGGCCTGCAACACCTCCACCTGCTGGCTCTGATAGTCCACCTGCACCGAACGGCTGCTGGCCAGGGAGCGGTCGACGGCGCGGTCGGCGATCTGCGTGCTGCGGAAGAAGATCACCGCGATGGCGCCGGCGACGGCGACCAGGATCAACAGAGCGGAGATGAGGAAGACCTTGGCGCCCAGCGAAACGCCCAGGCGACGTTTAGTAGCGTCGGCCACGACCACCTCCAGGATAGGGTTTGCCCAGCTTGTTGGTGTGCTTCGGAACCCGCGGCCGAATCAACGGCAGAGCGATGTTCAGCCCGCTGGCGTTGGGTACCGAGATCTGCCGGCTCCAGGGCCGCGCCCGCTCCTGCCAAACCGTCAAGCGGCCGGGGCCTTCCGGCAGGCCGGTCAGCCGGAACGAGCCGTCAGCCTCCGGAGAGACGAAGTAAGGGGTATCCAACACCAAGACGTAAGCCACCATGTCGTAGTGAACGTTGCAATAGACCCGCACCAGGCCGGTCTTTTCGAATCGCCAGCCCTTGCCCTCGCCCTGCTTATAGAACCCGAGATCGAAGGCGTTTCCCGGAGAAACCGAGAAAACGTTGTGCAGAATCGGATCGCGATTGGGGAATTGTACCGTGCTCCCCTGGATGATCGGCAGCACCCGCGGCTCGAACTGCTTGTCCTCGGTGATCATGTCCAAAGGCTGCTTCGGAGGCCTCAACGGCACCGGCGATTTCGGCTGGAAGAAGACCACGGCGTTGGTGACCTCAGCGGAGTCCAGCCGCTTGTTGCCCTTCTCGTAGAGCTCGACCTTGCCTCGGAGCTCCGCCGCCGACGCCTGCGGCACCAGCGCAATCGGCACCAGCGACATCGGCACCAGCGACATCGGCACCAGCGACAAGACCAGCAGACCGAGCCATCTGCAGATCGGCCTCCTCCGGCCTGCGAGCCTCTCCCGCGGAAGCACTCTTCGAGACCAACACCGAAGCCCGCGCTGAAGCCAGTGCCGAGCCTCCGCGCTCTGCTCTCTGCGACCTCCGGGCTCACCCCAAACTGCAGCGTTCATCGCCGGGAAGCATAGCACTCGCTCCCCGCTTGGCCGGTAGTTCCGCCGAGGAAGGCACCGATCTTGCTAATCCCCTGGGAGCGGGGCTCCTGAGCGGACCGCCCACCGCCCGCCGGGAAAGAGCGTAAAATAGAGCGGTTCGGCGGAGCTCCGCGA
Protein-coding sequences here:
- a CDS encoding response regulator transcription factor; its protein translation is MRLLVVEDEKSLARHLMRGLREESYSVDLAGTGAEAQQLVEEAEYDLLILDLMLPDASGLDLLRTWRSEGLATPVLILTARDAVENKVHGLDAGADDYLTKPFAFEELLARVRSLLRRRLPPQSDTLEEWGVVLDRAQHLAWRDGHKLDLTPREFALLEFFLLHPGVVLSRERIAESVWDRGYEARTNVIEVILARLRRKLEAEGGPRLIQTVIGTGYTLRPPDDAAAETAS
- a CDS encoding ATP-binding protein, which translates into the protein MKLSVGPQRLRTRIILWFVAIALVLYAVSALIIILIGLRTARQELSLLLYAEAESLAGYYSATGRLDFPELEALSGHTPIPVWLRLIEDGRIVAQTPGAPDLPVPEVSTVDEGELETYRLDDGSFMAVVRHPTWDRGSAWVEAVGSEDLLSSTMENLRLSLILTLLLVVPLSAAGGQLLAAGVVRPVDQLIRAIRGMDSRNLTQRLDTGVSIREISELRREFNALLDRLQESVERMRRFTADASHELRTPVSILRTGIEVALRKERSPDEYQELAAGCLLEIDRVQRTVEGLLTLARESPDHETAAPTTPVDLSAEAAAALASLATLAQENEVTLESAIEPDVVIPGERDRLRLVLVNLLDNALHHSPAGGRVRLELSADDRQARLRVSDQGPGVAPEDRTRIFDRFYRSPARPGNGNANGNANGDGQADCPTGTAPATSVGGLGLSVVRWVVEHHRGTVQVVDGDGPGAVFEVCLPRTAPAEAAPAGITESR
- a CDS encoding protein kinase, producing MADATKRRLGVSLGAKVFLISALLILVAVAGAIAVIFFRSTQIADRAVDRSLASSRSVQVDYQSQQVEVLQAISEAFSRNSTFMGYIVEATGGGLIGEASVDRGSILDLLEDRRQDLREDLRFDFAIVIDPYGQVVARTDDPGASGEDLSAQPLLAEAMVEGGYGSGLWREQGALYQAVVVPLVQVFDLYGYLLVADRIGDDLARDIKRISGTDIVFLTTLDEGFAVQASTLDAALSDRLVEALQSDPALLQRVLQEGQAEPDYELQLDGSRRAYVTPLRDAEGNTVGATVGLVSLDAELAGYRQIQREVLIAGGIALLLAMILSWLLSRRTLRPLRELASAAEGAAQGDYDRRIEGHGSDEVGRLSAAFDSLLSDLREKRDIEGYVQDLSRHLPGPGEKAPVVEPETMDVVLLGLELRRFAQPSLSRQPKATLDALAQELRRLASVVAAHRGKIDGVAGHRALVLFEGEGRALRAIAAASEIVRKLGAGRDAFEEAEPPAVAMTTGQVVVGSVVWGEAPSQAVVGLPMQQLEGLIREATPGDILISGALRRLLDDSFQQAGVQPAASAGILSTQQLFALSAEQAGKVAVPHAPTSALRTVTPEPSGRTLSELGPGAVLGGRFEILSVLGAGGMGVVYKARDRELDDLVAVKTLKPGPLVDRESLERLKSELKLARRITHPNVLRTFDFGEVDGIAFISMEYVRGLTLRYLLEQTGSLPYSAALRLARQLCAGLQAAHGVGVLHRDIKPENLIIDNAGNAKLMDFGIARPIQRSEPGQTAPGSVLGTPHYLSPEQLQGQEPDGRADIYSCGVVFYEMFTGELPFSGSSPMEIAVAHIREEPEPPSQHWAEIPPELEKLILRCLAKQPASRFPSAGQLLAGLQGLRA
- a CDS encoding RNA polymerase sigma factor, with the protein product MSASGVTPSVEERDGRCPDTHDPDHEILARVAAGEVELFAQLVERHQGRLLRLCQRLLGNAEEAQEAAQETFLKAYRKAGGYRPRGKVYTWLYRIATNHCLNQLRRRRIVRFLSLGQMGGAAGDDDEDREFDPPHGAADPEQALVSRRRWLDTRRAIDRLPPGQRSVLVLAKFEGLSYRQIAEVLEITEGAVESRLFRAMRNLEAAQETAAQESTG